From Gossypium raimondii isolate GPD5lz chromosome 11, ASM2569854v1, whole genome shotgun sequence:
TTGTATTTGATTCAACCATATTGATTTCAAAAATCACAACACATAAATCTAGATCAGACAGTTCATTAGAAATTTCTTCCACAACATTGGCCTCATTAGCTCTAACTTTCTTTGGAAGCTTACAGTTAGATGACTTGTGCCCTATCTTGTTGCAATTGAAGCATTTCCCTTAAATTTTTTGCTTCTTGGAAATGCCACCTTTTGGTTCCAATTTAGTACTATTCTGAGGTTATTTTCCCTTCTTGAAGTCCGTCTTAACTTTTACCATATTTGTCTTAGCACCATTAACATTTACTGCTTTGCTGAGGTTTTTGCCAGTACCTCTATTGTTTTCTTCAATTTGAAGTCTGACACTCAGGTCTTCTACTGACATTTCCTTTTTTGTGTGCTTTAGGTAGTTCTTGAAGTTATTCCAAGCAGGGGGTAACTTCTGAATAATGACTGCCACTTGGAATGATTCACTTATGACCATCCCTTCAGCAAAAATTCCATGAATGATCAGTTGAAGTTCCTGCACTTGATTCACAAGTAGTTTAGAATCAACcattacaaaattcaagaatttcGCAACTAAAAACTTTTTAGCTCCAACATCTTCGGGTTTGTATTTATGGCCCAATGACGTCGATAATTTCTTAGCTGTCTTTTTGACACTATATACTTCATACAATGCATCCGATAACCCATTTAAGATGTAATTTCGGCACAAGAAATCAGAATGTTCCCAAGCTTCAACAGTAGTGAAGGCGGTAACATCATCTACCTCACCCTCTTTAATAGTAGGAGGGTTATCCTTCAAAAATTTGGTCAAGTTCAACATGGTCAAATAGAATAATATCTTCTGTTGCCATGTCTTAAAATTCTATCCAGAGAATTTTGCAAGCTTCTCATTGTGGCTTACAGCCACCGACAACATTGAGTTTTGATTCAAAGCTTGAGTTAGAACCAACGCTCCAAATTGCAAATTGGGTGAATTGGTAGGAGTTTCCAT
This genomic window contains:
- the LOC105801137 gene encoding uncharacterized protein LOC105801137, whose translation is METPTNSPNLQFGALVLTQALNQNSMLSVADNPPTIKEGEVDDVTAFTTVEAWEHSDFLCRNYILNGLSDALYEVYSVKKTAKKLSTSLGHKYKPEDVGAKKFLVAKFLNFVMVDSKLLVNQVQELQLIIHGIFAEGMVISESFQVAVIIQKLPPAWNNFKNYLKHTKKEMSVEDLSVRLQIEENNRGTGKNLSKAVNVNGAKTNMIGHKSSNCKLPKKVRANEANVVEEISNELSDLDLCVVIFEINMVESNTREWQLDTSAIHHICCNKDSCSELVPCDKREKLYISNVETSKIKGKSTVVLKMTYGKELKFQNVLYVPDICKNLVSGTFLSVHDFKMVFESQKLILSKGGTFVGRGYILNDM